From Eleftheria terrae, the proteins below share one genomic window:
- a CDS encoding amino acid ABC transporter substrate-binding protein — protein MNSTSSSLQRLGALLLALGGLCSAQAQGTDTLARVRETRSITLGVRESARPFSYLNEAKQPVGYSVDLCLAAVEEIKRELKLPELKVNYLTVSGPERVPKLLAGQIDLECGSTTNTKARQAQVDFSYTIFVAGMRVLVPKGTKVDTVKDLDGMPVAISKGTTSEKLFTQLQSSGEARFQLQQYASNGEAFKAVREGKARAFPQDDALLMGLASREKALDSLGLSSMSLSVEPYGIMMRKGDAKLVDLVDRTLSRLYSSGEIQGLYKKWFSTDGLSIPMSRLTRDSFMRPNKEAGVAMLLGYSI, from the coding sequence ATGAACAGCACTTCCTCTTCCCTCCAGCGCCTGGGCGCACTCCTCCTGGCCTTGGGCGGCTTGTGCTCGGCACAGGCCCAGGGCACCGACACGCTGGCGCGGGTGCGCGAAACGCGCAGCATCACCCTCGGCGTGCGGGAATCCGCCCGTCCCTTCTCTTACCTCAACGAAGCCAAGCAGCCGGTCGGCTATTCGGTGGACCTGTGCCTGGCCGCGGTGGAAGAGATCAAGCGCGAGCTGAAGCTGCCCGAACTCAAGGTGAACTACCTCACCGTGAGCGGCCCCGAGCGCGTGCCCAAGCTGCTGGCTGGCCAGATCGACCTGGAATGCGGCTCCACCACCAACACCAAGGCCCGTCAGGCGCAGGTGGACTTCAGCTACACCATCTTCGTCGCCGGCATGCGGGTGCTGGTGCCCAAAGGCACCAAGGTCGACACGGTGAAGGACCTGGACGGCATGCCGGTGGCCATCAGCAAGGGCACCACGTCGGAGAAGCTGTTCACCCAGCTGCAGAGCTCCGGTGAAGCGCGCTTCCAGCTGCAGCAATACGCCAGCAATGGCGAAGCGTTCAAGGCGGTGCGCGAAGGCAAGGCGCGCGCCTTCCCGCAAGACGATGCACTGCTCATGGGCCTGGCCTCGCGCGAGAAGGCGCTGGACTCGCTGGGCCTGAGCAGCATGTCCCTGTCGGTCGAGCCCTACGGCATCATGATGCGCAAGGGCGACGCCAAGCTGGTTGACCTGGTGGACCGCACGCTGTCGCGCCTCTATTCCAGCGGCGAGATCCAGGGCCTGTACAAGAAGTGGTTCAGCACCGACGGCCTGAGCATCCCGATGAGCCGGCTGACCCGCGACAGCTTCATGCGTCCCAACAAGGAAGCCGGCGTGGCCATGCTGCTCGGCTACTCGATCTGA
- a CDS encoding alkaline phosphatase D family protein, with the protein MTLKKPLPAVPSRRHFIRGMAAGSAALGLAACGGGGGDGDPAAPGGAASFRHGVASGDPLADRVILWTRVSVADARPLSVRWEVASDAAFARIVASGEAPTDASRDHTVKVDATGLAAGTAYHYRFRAGEQWSPVGRTKTLPRDPVTRVRLAVFSCANYPAGYFNAYAAAARLEDLDLAVHLGDYIYEYARGGYADAQAPQLGRESLPATETVALADYRLRHAQYRTDPDLQALHAALPMVAVWDDHEVANDSWREGAENHQPDSEGSFAARKAAALQAYLEWMPIRLPDPARPDRIYRSFQFGSLLALHMLDTRLVGRDRQLELTHYLRADGSFDQAAYQAAVGDAQRQLLGAEQAAWLQQQWRDSGTTWDILGQQVLMGRMNLPSPVLFHLMTAGKQGVAMDNYVALLHKQRTAPETLTPVEQAVLAQPSLPYNLDAWDGYPVAREQVLSHARALDKNLVVLAGDTHNAWASNLATAGGAAVGVEFATASVSSPGFEAYLPTVEPAQLAAGLQALVPDLGYCDTSRRGFLVVTATPTECRADWYYVPSIASRSASAVLGKSLKTLPGQGQRRLLPA; encoded by the coding sequence ATGACCCTCAAGAAACCGCTCCCCGCCGTACCGTCACGGCGCCATTTCATCCGTGGCATGGCCGCCGGCTCGGCAGCGCTCGGCCTCGCTGCCTGCGGCGGCGGGGGTGGCGACGGCGACCCCGCTGCGCCCGGCGGCGCCGCCAGCTTTCGGCACGGAGTGGCCAGCGGCGACCCGTTGGCCGACCGCGTCATCCTCTGGACCCGGGTGAGCGTTGCCGATGCACGCCCGCTGTCCGTGCGATGGGAGGTGGCGAGCGACGCCGCCTTCGCCCGCATCGTCGCCAGCGGCGAGGCCCCTACCGATGCCAGCCGCGACCACACGGTGAAGGTCGACGCCACCGGGCTGGCCGCCGGCACCGCCTATCACTACCGTTTCCGCGCCGGCGAGCAGTGGTCTCCCGTCGGACGCACCAAGACGCTGCCCCGCGACCCGGTGACCCGGGTGCGACTGGCCGTGTTCTCCTGCGCCAACTATCCCGCCGGCTACTTCAATGCCTATGCCGCTGCTGCGCGCCTCGAAGACCTGGACCTGGCGGTGCACCTGGGCGACTACATCTACGAATACGCCCGGGGCGGCTATGCCGACGCGCAGGCCCCGCAGCTCGGCCGTGAATCGCTCCCCGCCACCGAGACCGTGGCCCTGGCCGACTATCGCCTGCGCCATGCCCAGTACCGCACCGACCCCGACCTGCAGGCACTGCATGCCGCATTGCCGATGGTGGCGGTGTGGGACGACCACGAAGTGGCCAACGACAGCTGGCGCGAAGGCGCCGAGAACCACCAGCCAGACAGCGAAGGCAGCTTCGCGGCACGCAAGGCAGCGGCGCTGCAGGCCTATCTCGAATGGATGCCGATCCGGCTGCCCGACCCGGCGCGGCCCGACCGCATCTACCGGTCGTTCCAGTTCGGCTCCCTGCTGGCGCTGCACATGCTCGACACCCGCCTGGTCGGCCGCGACCGCCAACTGGAACTCACCCACTACCTGCGCGCCGACGGCAGCTTCGACCAAGCGGCCTACCAGGCTGCGGTGGGTGATGCACAACGCCAGCTGCTGGGAGCAGAACAGGCCGCCTGGCTGCAGCAGCAATGGCGCGACTCGGGCACGACATGGGACATCCTGGGTCAGCAGGTGCTGATGGGCCGCATGAACCTGCCATCCCCCGTGCTCTTCCACCTGATGACCGCCGGCAAGCAGGGCGTGGCGATGGACAACTACGTGGCCTTGCTGCATAAGCAACGCACCGCGCCCGAGACCCTCACGCCGGTGGAGCAGGCGGTGTTGGCCCAACCCTCACTTCCTTACAACCTCGATGCCTGGGACGGCTACCCGGTGGCCCGGGAACAGGTCCTCTCCCACGCCCGCGCGCTGGACAAGAACCTCGTGGTGCTGGCCGGCGACACCCACAACGCCTGGGCCAGCAACCTCGCCACCGCCGGCGGCGCGGCCGTGGGCGTGGAATTCGCCACCGCCTCCGTCAGCTCGCCCGGCTTCGAGGCCTACCTGCCCACCGTGGAGCCGGCCCAACTGGCCGCCGGCCTGCAGGCCCTCGTGCCCGACCTCGGCTACTGCGACACCAGCCGCCGCGGCTTCCTGGTCGTCACCGCCACCCCGACAGAATGCCGGGCCGACTGGTACTACGTGCCGAGCATCGCCAGCCGCAGCGCCAGTGCAGTGCTGGGTAAGAGCCTGAAGACCTTGCCCGGCCAGGGCCAGCGCCGCTTGTTGCCTGCCTGA
- a CDS encoding alanine/glycine:cation symporter family protein, with product MTEWINRINDLVWSNALIYLCLGVGLYFSLRTRFMQLRGFGEMLRLMFKSEKSAAGVSSFQALAMSLSGRVGTGNIAGVATAIYYGGPGAVFWMWMMAFLGASTAYVESTLAQVYKETDSNGQYRGGPAYYIEKAMGQKWYAWIFAVATVIAMGLLLPGVQANSIAAGVENAWKIPSHYTAAAIVLALGCIIFGGVKRIASFAEIVVPFMALAYILMAVVITVMNIGQVPEMMSLIVRSAFGMDAGFGALLGLAIQWGVKRGVYSNEAGQGSGAHPAAAAEVSHPAKQGYVQAFSIYVDTLLVCTATAFMVLATGSYNVKQVGSTELLVNKLPGVATGPGYTQAAVESMLPGFGASFVALALMFFAFTTIVAYYYMAETNVSYINRKVHRPWLSLVLKVAMIASVSYGAVKSADAAWALGDIGVGLMAWLNIIAIIILQKPALLCLKDYEAQKKAGLDPVFDPDKLGIKNADLWRERLSRQAAPAVVAKPNGPSLSNPQPRSPS from the coding sequence GTGACTGAATGGATCAACCGGATCAACGATCTGGTCTGGAGTAACGCCCTCATCTACCTGTGCCTCGGCGTCGGCCTGTATTTCTCGCTGCGCACCCGCTTCATGCAGCTGCGCGGCTTCGGCGAGATGCTGCGGCTGATGTTCAAGAGCGAGAAGTCGGCCGCCGGCGTCTCGTCCTTCCAGGCGCTGGCCATGTCGCTGTCGGGCCGCGTCGGCACCGGCAACATCGCGGGCGTGGCCACGGCCATCTACTACGGCGGGCCCGGCGCGGTCTTCTGGATGTGGATGATGGCCTTCCTGGGGGCTTCCACCGCCTATGTCGAGTCCACCCTCGCCCAGGTCTACAAGGAAACGGACAGCAACGGTCAGTACCGTGGCGGCCCGGCCTACTACATCGAGAAGGCCATGGGCCAGAAGTGGTACGCCTGGATCTTCGCGGTGGCCACCGTCATCGCCATGGGCCTGCTGCTGCCCGGCGTGCAGGCCAACAGCATCGCCGCCGGCGTCGAGAACGCCTGGAAGATCCCGTCGCACTACACGGCCGCGGCCATCGTGCTGGCACTGGGCTGCATCATCTTCGGCGGTGTCAAGCGCATCGCCAGCTTCGCCGAAATCGTGGTGCCCTTCATGGCGCTCGCCTACATCCTGATGGCAGTGGTCATCACGGTGATGAACATCGGCCAGGTGCCCGAGATGATGTCGCTGATCGTGCGCAGCGCCTTCGGCATGGATGCCGGCTTCGGCGCGCTGCTCGGCCTGGCCATTCAATGGGGTGTCAAGCGCGGCGTCTACTCGAACGAGGCCGGCCAGGGCAGCGGCGCCCACCCGGCAGCGGCGGCCGAGGTCTCCCACCCTGCCAAGCAGGGCTATGTGCAGGCCTTCTCGATCTACGTGGACACGCTGCTCGTGTGCACCGCCACCGCCTTCATGGTGCTGGCCACCGGCAGCTACAACGTCAAGCAGGTCGGAAGCACCGAGCTGCTGGTGAACAAGCTGCCGGGCGTGGCCACCGGCCCGGGCTACACGCAGGCCGCGGTCGAATCCATGCTGCCCGGCTTCGGCGCCAGCTTTGTGGCGCTCGCGCTGATGTTCTTCGCGTTCACCACCATCGTGGCCTACTACTACATGGCCGAGACCAATGTCAGCTACATCAACCGCAAGGTCCATCGCCCCTGGCTCAGCCTGGTGCTGAAGGTCGCGATGATCGCCTCGGTCAGCTACGGTGCCGTGAAGAGCGCCGACGCCGCGTGGGCGCTGGGCGATATCGGCGTGGGCCTGATGGCCTGGCTCAACATCATCGCCATCATCATCCTGCAGAAGCCGGCCCTGCTGTGCCTGAAGGACTACGAAGCGCAGAAGAAGGCGGGCCTCGACCCGGTGTTCGATCCCGACAAGCTGGGCATCAAGAACGCCGACCTGTGGCGTGAGCGGCTGAGCCGGCAAGCAGCCCCGGCGGTGGTCGCCAAGCCCAACGGTCCCAGCCTGTCCAACCCGCAGCCGCGCTCACCGTCCTGA
- the deoC gene encoding deoxyribose-phosphate aldolase, with protein MTARTPAEAALLALQCLDLTSLKDEDSDDSIRALAARAATPHGAPAALCVYPRFVPVARQALDAQGLTAVRVATVVNFPQGQRPASQVVAEIEGALAAGADEIDLVFPWRALLDGQPQVGAELVGAGRRACQRAGSPVPLKVILETGELRDPATILEAGRIAAAEGADFLKTSTGKVPVNATPEAVACLLQVINEHGGRVGLKIAGGVTGIADVQAYLDQVARACGDSWLTPEHLRFGASSLVGALLAALDGLPPPAAATPRAAY; from the coding sequence ATGACGGCCCGCACGCCGGCAGAGGCCGCGCTGCTGGCCCTGCAGTGCCTGGACCTCACCTCGCTGAAGGACGAGGACAGCGACGACTCCATCCGCGCGCTCGCCGCCCGGGCCGCCACGCCGCACGGTGCGCCCGCCGCGCTGTGCGTCTATCCGCGCTTCGTGCCGGTGGCGCGCCAGGCACTCGATGCCCAGGGCCTCACCGCGGTGCGGGTGGCCACGGTGGTCAACTTCCCGCAGGGCCAGAGGCCGGCCTCCCAGGTGGTGGCCGAGATCGAGGGCGCGCTGGCCGCCGGCGCGGACGAGATCGACCTCGTCTTCCCCTGGCGCGCCTTGCTGGACGGCCAGCCGCAGGTGGGCGCCGAACTGGTGGGTGCCGGCCGTCGAGCCTGCCAGCGCGCCGGCAGCCCGGTACCGCTGAAGGTGATTCTCGAGACCGGCGAGCTGCGCGATCCCGCGACCATCCTGGAAGCGGGCCGCATCGCGGCGGCAGAAGGGGCGGATTTCCTCAAGACCTCCACCGGCAAGGTGCCGGTCAACGCGACGCCGGAGGCGGTGGCCTGCCTGCTACAGGTCATCAACGAGCACGGCGGACGGGTCGGCCTGAAGATCGCCGGCGGCGTCACCGGCATTGCGGACGTTCAGGCCTACCTCGACCAGGTGGCCCGGGCCTGCGGCGACAGCTGGCTGACCCCGGAGCATCTGCGCTTCGGTGCCTCGAGCCTGGTCGGCGCGCTGCTCGCTGCGCTGGACGGGCTGCCGCCGCCCGCAGCAGCCACCCCTCGCGCTGCCTACTGA
- the deoA gene encoding thymidine phosphorylase, producing MLLPQEIIRRKRDGAALAAADIQALVAGIADGRVSEAQMGAFAMAVCCRGMDTAEAVALTLAMRDSGERLRWDGAQQLPGPVVDKHSTGGVGDTVSLMLGPMLAACGCFVPMISGRGLGHTGGTLDKLESIPGYRVQPSLAQLQRVVREVGVAIVGAGERLAPADRRLYAVRDVTATVESMPLITASILAKKLAAGLQALVLDVKFGSGAFMQEPAAASALAQSLVQVGQDAGLPTRALLTDMDQPLAPAAGNALELSLTLDYLSGRDRPARLHELVMALGGSLLLQAGQVSHWSEAEGRLQRALDSGQAAERFARMVAGLGGPADLLERSQRYLAAAPVVKAVPVPPEARAAGLSRVASIDTRALGIVVVQLGGGRRRSEDRIDPAVGLSALAPVGAVLERGTPVALVHAANPASADAAVAAVQAAYRWTDPAAAWAKRPVVAGMIEPRVVP from the coding sequence TTGCTGCTGCCGCAGGAAATCATTCGCCGCAAGCGCGACGGCGCCGCCTTGGCGGCGGCCGACATCCAGGCCTTGGTGGCCGGCATTGCCGATGGCCGGGTCAGCGAAGCGCAGATGGGCGCCTTTGCGATGGCGGTGTGCTGCCGCGGCATGGACACCGCCGAGGCGGTCGCCCTCACGCTGGCCATGCGCGACAGCGGCGAGCGTCTGCGCTGGGACGGCGCGCAGCAGCTGCCCGGCCCGGTGGTGGACAAGCACTCGACCGGCGGCGTGGGCGACACCGTGTCGCTGATGCTCGGGCCCATGCTGGCAGCCTGCGGCTGCTTCGTGCCAATGATCTCCGGCCGCGGCCTCGGCCACACCGGTGGCACGCTGGACAAGCTGGAATCCATCCCCGGCTACCGCGTGCAACCCTCGCTGGCCCAGCTGCAGCGGGTGGTGCGCGAGGTGGGGGTGGCCATCGTCGGCGCTGGCGAGCGGCTGGCGCCGGCGGACCGGCGGCTGTACGCGGTGCGCGATGTCACGGCCACGGTCGAGTCAATGCCGCTGATCACCGCTTCCATCCTGGCCAAGAAGCTGGCGGCCGGCCTGCAGGCCCTGGTGCTGGACGTCAAGTTCGGCTCCGGCGCCTTCATGCAGGAGCCCGCTGCGGCCAGCGCCTTGGCGCAGAGCCTGGTGCAGGTGGGCCAGGACGCCGGCCTGCCGACGCGCGCCTTGCTGACGGACATGGACCAGCCGCTCGCGCCCGCCGCTGGCAACGCGCTGGAACTGAGCCTGACGCTCGACTACCTGAGCGGCCGCGATCGGCCGGCGCGGCTGCATGAGCTGGTCATGGCCTTGGGCGGCAGCCTGCTGCTGCAGGCCGGCCAGGTGTCGCACTGGAGCGAGGCCGAGGGCCGGCTGCAGCGGGCCCTCGACAGTGGCCAAGCGGCTGAGCGTTTCGCTCGCATGGTGGCGGGGCTGGGCGGGCCGGCCGACCTGCTGGAGCGCTCGCAGCGCTACCTGGCGGCCGCCCCGGTCGTGAAGGCGGTCCCGGTACCACCCGAGGCCCGGGCAGCCGGGCTGTCGCGGGTGGCCAGCATCGACACGCGCGCCCTCGGAATCGTGGTGGTGCAGCTGGGCGGTGGCCGCCGCCGCAGCGAAGACCGCATCGACCCCGCGGTGGGGCTCAGCGCGCTGGCGCCCGTGGGCGCCGTGCTGGAGCGCGGCACGCCGGTGGCTTTGGTGCATGCCGCCAACCCGGCCTCGGCCGATGCGGCGGTGGCTGCCGTGCAGGCGGCCTACCGTTGGACCGACCCTGCAGCCGCCTGGGCCAAGCGCCCGGTGGTGGCAGGCATGATCGAGCCCCGCGTGGTGCCGTGA
- a CDS encoding cytidine deaminase, translating into MSDDELIEAARQARDHAHAPYSHFRVGAALLAHDGRLFTGCNVENAAYGLCNCAERTAFFTAIATGMRPGGFSRIAVIGDTPQPITPCGACRQVMFELGGPQLAVLLANVQGARRLTSMAELLPDGFGFQPSA; encoded by the coding sequence ATGTCCGACGACGAACTGATCGAAGCCGCCCGCCAGGCGCGCGACCATGCTCATGCACCGTACTCGCATTTCCGGGTGGGCGCCGCGCTGCTGGCGCATGACGGCCGCCTGTTCACCGGCTGCAATGTCGAGAACGCGGCCTACGGCTTGTGCAACTGCGCCGAGCGCACCGCCTTCTTCACCGCCATCGCCACCGGCATGCGGCCCGGCGGCTTCAGCCGCATCGCCGTGATCGGCGATACGCCCCAGCCCATCACGCCTTGCGGGGCCTGCCGGCAGGTGATGTTCGAGCTGGGCGGGCCCCAGCTGGCCGTGCTGCTGGCCAATGTGCAGGGAGCGCGGCGCCTGACGTCCATGGCCGAGCTGCTGCCCGACGGCTTCGGCTTCCAGCCGTCCGCTTGA
- a CDS encoding BMP family lipoprotein — MTRTSTHRFLRRACLAMLAAPALGMGVGAWAQASQPAVVYDAGGKFDKSFNEAAYNGIERFKKETGIGYLDFEISNDTQREQALRRMAQKGANPIIAIGFAHTSVLEKVAKQFPKQQFALIDSVVEAPNVQSVVFKDQEGTFLAGMLAAMASKSGKVGFIGGMDVPLIRRFQCGYEHGIKYANPKAELLANMTGTTPAAWNDPTRGGELAKAQFSRGVDVIFAAAGATGLGVYQTAKDQGKLAIGVDSNQNHLQPGTMLTSMVKRVDNAVYTIAMAAKNGQWKPGTVVLGVKEQGVGLAMDQHNAKLVTPEMKKRLQAAEADIVSGKLKVALYSADGGCKY; from the coding sequence ATGACCCGGACCTCGACCCACCGCTTCCTGCGCCGCGCCTGCCTGGCCATGCTCGCCGCCCCCGCGCTCGGCATGGGCGTCGGCGCCTGGGCGCAGGCCAGCCAGCCGGCGGTGGTCTACGACGCCGGCGGCAAGTTCGACAAGTCCTTCAACGAAGCGGCCTACAACGGCATCGAGCGCTTCAAGAAGGAAACCGGCATCGGCTACCTCGACTTCGAGATCTCCAACGACACGCAGCGCGAGCAGGCGCTGCGTCGCATGGCACAGAAGGGCGCGAACCCCATCATCGCGATCGGCTTCGCCCACACCTCGGTGCTGGAGAAGGTGGCCAAGCAATTTCCCAAGCAGCAGTTCGCGCTGATCGACAGCGTGGTGGAGGCGCCCAATGTGCAATCGGTCGTCTTCAAGGACCAGGAAGGCACCTTCCTGGCCGGCATGCTGGCGGCCATGGCCAGCAAGAGCGGCAAGGTCGGTTTCATCGGGGGCATGGACGTGCCGCTGATCCGCCGCTTCCAGTGCGGCTATGAGCACGGCATCAAGTACGCCAACCCGAAGGCCGAGCTGCTGGCCAACATGACGGGCACCACGCCGGCTGCCTGGAACGACCCGACCCGCGGCGGCGAGCTGGCCAAGGCCCAGTTCTCGCGCGGGGTGGACGTGATCTTCGCGGCTGCAGGCGCCACCGGCCTGGGCGTCTACCAGACGGCCAAGGACCAGGGCAAGCTCGCCATCGGCGTCGACAGCAACCAGAACCACCTGCAGCCCGGCACCATGCTGACCTCGATGGTCAAGCGGGTCGACAACGCGGTCTATACCATTGCCATGGCGGCCAAGAACGGCCAATGGAAGCCCGGCACCGTGGTGCTCGGCGTGAAGGAGCAGGGCGTCGGCCTGGCCATGGACCAGCACAACGCCAAGCTGGTGACGCCGGAGATGAAGAAGCGCCTGCAGGCCGCGGAGGCGGACATCGTCTCCGGCAAGCTGAAGGTGGCGCTCTACAGCGCGGACGGCGGCTGCAAGTACTGA